CAATTCTCTTCTTAAAGCATCGGTCAATTCCACTGTCTCCACTCTTCTCTCTTCGGGGAAACGCAATTCACCCTTTGCATTTAGACCTAGCTTTTCTACTTCCATTAAATAATAAGCCAATTGCATCCTGGAGCTTTTTTCAAACCTGGAAGTTTTCTTTACTTCAGCAATTACTAACCCGTCTTGCCCTCTTTTTATAATATCGAGTTTAATATTACCCAAGCTTATTTCTTTCTTTTCCCTTTGGTATGCTTGTTCATGAATAAACCGTCCCACATCCACGTTAGGGTTATCCTGCTCAGGAACGATATGCCGGGCCATCAACCATACCTCGCGGTGGCAAATATAGTAATACCAGATAAGGGTGCCGGTAACATGAAGGTCCTTATCATTCATTTTCCTTTAAAACTCCTCACTTAACTACAAAAAAGCCAAACCGGCTTCATCTCTAAATCCTGTGTACTCATCGTAATAATCTTTAATTTGTCCGGGGGGTATCCAGTAGAATGTAGCATTCACTCCATTTCTTGCTGAAAAAGGTACCGGTAAATTCTTTTTTATCCTAGAAATCCTTACCTGTATCATATACATGCTCATTTTAGCCAGAATGCTTTTTAACTGGGCTTTTTTTACAAAAATATTTTCATCATTTTCATAGAAAGATTTCACTAACTTTTCATAAGCATCTGCCAGCCCAGTAGCGCAATTATCCCATTCAACAAAAACGTCAGCAATTTCTCCCGTGTTTTCAATAAGTTTAAATTCCATTATACGACTGAAATCCAGTTTGAGTATCCCTTCTTCCCAAATGGTTCTAGACTCTTCAGCAACACCGTTTTCCAAAGCCTGAAGATAATAAGTATTGATTAGCTCGCGGTAAGCAGTTTCCGGAATTTCATTTTTCCCCTTAAAATACTCTCTGGTTTTTGTTAAATTGTGCAAGCCGTATACATAACTGTTATCGGACGCAATCTCTACTATATAAACCGGCAAGTAGTCACCTTTTTTGCCTTCACGGTTTACCCTTCCCGCAGTCTGAACCACAGATTCCAGGGGAGCCAAATCCCTAAAAGCCATATCGAAGTCCAAATCCACTCCCGCTTCAATGGTTTGTGTCGATACCATGAGAAACGGAACTTTCATAGCCAACAAATTTTTAGCTTCTGAAATAACCTCTCTTCTTTTTAAGGGAATAATATTCGTTGACAAATATAAAACAGGACATTGAAAGCAGACTTCTTCCGCAATTTTGTTATAAATCTCAATACTTCTTTTAATCGTGTTAACGACAACTAAAACTGAACTCTTACGATCCCATTTTTCTTTAAGTAGAGCTATAAATTCATCCGTAGTCATTTTTTTGTCCAGTATAGGAATGAATTTTGTTCTTCTCAGGTCACGA
This region of Zhaonella formicivorans genomic DNA includes:
- the cas4 gene encoding CRISPR-associated protein Cas4; amino-acid sequence: MNDKDLHVTGTLIWYYYICHREVWLMARHIVPEQDNPNVDVGRFIHEQAYQREKKEISLGNIKLDIIKRGQDGLVIAEVKKTSRFEKSSRMQLAYYLMEVEKLGLNAKGELRFPEERRVETVELTDALRRELEAAVKDILRIAYLEQPPEPVKIKFCKNCAYAEFCWS